One genomic segment of Agelaius phoeniceus isolate bAgePho1 chromosome 32, bAgePho1.hap1, whole genome shotgun sequence includes these proteins:
- the RASAL3 gene encoding RAS protein activator like-3 yields the protein MDPDAPAVPLSPPALLKSYKWRTATPGTGGDPQKLGGSPGSRRWARLQGWRRSHSHPDAVGDRGGDRGGGDRGGDRGGDRGGDRGVAKASARRSLFRRAISAPCKVAKVPSLGTSPVPPLGTSPVPPDATVWDVSQFSLLDGHLVPLARDEQGPWRSRTCAGSATSDATNLCRRDPDLDERSPRTEPPPSSQFSNVKGLLWKRLLRDRRSRGATKNDPGVVAAPEGDRVSSRSGSRESLVPPPELDLTGDNVIVRPVHGSLVGERFCFQVITPECSRSFGCSSLAERDRWIEELRRAAQPNQDNCERLDLSLSLFLFEGRHLPPRRRLRCHLQLDGAVFARSTAKPPGDDGQLFWGELFHLAALPPARALTVTLCHQHHHDDPAGGQPVASVTIPLAELAAPARQPLERWYALSGAGSDPAPALRLRGRYRQVRVLPIVRYKELAEFITFHYRELCGRLEPAIAARHKEELAGALVRVLQSTGKAKSFLIDLGVAELDRLDEHEALIFRENTLATKAIDEYMKLVGAKYLQDTLGEVVAQLCSSEESFEVDPSKISGLELLEHQQHLRQVCEETLRRISDGSESFPSELAEVFAAWRDACAARGKEDIGQRLVSASLFLRFLCPAIMSPSLFGLVQEYPGEATARSLTLVAKVIQNLANFTTFGDKEPYMTFMNDFLERSWATMTEFLQAVASPEASAHMATYDGVVDLALELATLHLLLCDIFSSLDQATQEELEPLPTILRAIREGTPVPVSVRLSSTARSPSDAPRPGFLPPRDLPKHSPLLKSQSLTSVRRLRAHDEATTAAPPPVPPPGTPPGTPEPIPGPAPVVPARRRRHVQRTQSVPAQGKGTRCPPECGDSAAQVAPAPPGGGTGAPGTGDGAPRGKLRSSASLPRKPSVPWQRLAEDAAAPGELYGLRPLEKHGRLLEALREELAELRERLERAEARAARAEQQHRERLERLRGQLDEGNARAANLAARLTAAEGGRKKDLERLKSNEERGRELERRLLGLEQELRRARGHPCHVPKVSPGCPQSVPECHHEPGDDSDATSV from the exons ATGGATCCGGACGCCCCCGCGGTTCCCCTGTCGCCCCCCGCCCTATTGAAATCCTACAAGTGGCGCACGGCGACCCCCGGGACGGGcggggacccccaaaaactCGGGGGGTCCCCGGGGAGCCGGCGCTGGGCgcggctgcagggctggaggcgcTCCCACAGCCACCCCGACGCTGTCGGCGACAGAGGCGGCGACAGAGGCGGCGGCGACAGGGGAGGCGACAGAGGTGGCGACAGGGGAGGTGACAGAGGGGTCGCCAAGGCCAGCGCGCGGCGGTCGCTGTTCCGGAGGGCGATCTCGGCCCCGTGCAAGGTGGCCAAAG tgccgTCCTTGGGGACATCCCCGGTGCCGCCCTTGGGGACATCCCCGGTGCCACCCGATGCCACCGTGTGGGACGTGTCCCAGTTCTCGCTGCTGGACGGACACCTGGTGCCACTGGCCAGGGACGAGCAG ggcccctgGCGCAGCAGGacctgtgctggcagtgccacctctgATGCCACCAACCTGTGCAGGAGGGACCCTG ATTTGGACGAGAGGAGCCCCCGGACTGAGCCCCCCCCGAGCTCCCAGTTCAGCAACGTCAAG gggctgctgtggaagAGGCTCCTCCGGGACAGGAGAAGCCGCGGTGCCACCAAAAATGACCCCGGGGTGGTGGCAGCGCCCGAGGGTGACAG GGTCTCCAGCCGCAGCGGATCCCGCGAGTCCCTGGTGCCACCACCCGAGCTGGACCTCACAGGTGACAACGTCATCGTCCGGCCCGTGCACGGCAGCCTGGTCGGGGAGAGGTTCTGCTTCCAG gtgaTCACCCCCGAGTGCAGCCGCTCCtttggctgctcctccctggccGAGCGCGACCGCTGGATCGAGGAGCTGCGCCGGGCAGCGCAGCCCAACCAG gaCAACTGCGAGCGCCTGGACCTCTCGCTGTCCCTGTTCCTCTTCGAGGGCCGCCACCTCCCTCCacgccgccgcctccgctgccaCCTCCAGCTGGACGGCGCCGTCTTCGCCCGCTCCACGGCCAAGCCGCCCGGCGACGACGGCCAGCTCTTCTGGGGCGAGCTCTTCCACCTGGCCGCGCTGCCGCCGGCGCGCGCCCTCACCGTCACCttgtgccaccagcaccaccacgACGACCCTGCCGGGGGGCAGCCGGTGGCCTCGGTCACCATCCCGCTGGCCGAGCTGGCGGCGCCGGCGCGGCAGCCCCTGGAGCGCTGGTACGCCCTGAGCGGCGCCGGTTCCGATCCGGCGCCGGCGCTGCGGCTGCGCGGGCGCTACCGGCAGGTGAGGGTGCTGCCCATCGTGCGCTACAAGGAGCTGGCGGAGTTCATCACCTTCCACTACCGGGAGCTGTGCGGGCGGCTGGAGCCGGCCATCGCCGCGCGGCACAAGGAGGAGCTGGCCGGAGCCCTGGTGCGCGTGCTGCAGAGCACCGGCAAGGCCAAG TCCTTCCTGATCGACCTGGGCGTGGCCGAGCTCGACCGCCTCGACGAGCACGAGGCGCTGATCTTCCGCGAGAACACCTTGGCCACCAAGGCCATCGACGAGTACATGAAGCTGGTGGGGGCCAAGTACCTGCAGGACACGCTGG gggaggtggtggcccagctctgcagctctgaggagagcttcGAGGTGGACCCCAGCAAGATCTCGGGGCTGGAGCTGTtggagcaccagcagcacctgcgGCAGGTGTGCGAGGAGACCCTGAGGCGCATCAGCGACGGCTCCGA GTCCTTCCCGTCGGAGCTGGCCGAGGTGTTCGCGGCGTGGCGGGACGCGTGCGCGGCGCGCGGCAAGGAGGACATCGGCCAGCGCCTGGTGTCGGCCTCGCTCTTCCTGAGGTTCCTCTGCCCGGCCATCATGTCCCCCAGCCTCTTCGGCCTGGTCCAGGAGTACCCCGGCGAGGCCACCGCCCGCAGCCTCACGCTGGTGGCCAAGGTCATCCAGAACTTGGCCAACTTCACCAC GTTCGGCGACAAGGAACCCTACATGACCTTCATGAACGACTTCCTGGAGCGCAGCTGGGCCACCATGACCGAGTTCCTGCAGGCCGTGGCCTCGCCCGAGGCCAGCGCCCACATGGCCACCTACGACGGCGTCGTGGacctggccctggagctggccaCGCTCCACCTGCTGCTCTGCGACATCTTCTCCAGCCTGGACCAG GCCacgcaggaggagctggagccgCTGCCCACCATCCTCAGGGCCAtcagggaggggacacctgtccccgtgtccgtccGCCTCAGCTCCACCGCCAGAAG cccctcggACGCCCCCAGGCCGGGATTTCTCCCCCCTCGGGACCTCCCCAAGCACAGCCCCCTCCTCAAGAGCCAATCCCTGACCAGCGTCCGCCGCCTCCGCGCCCACGACGAGGCCACAACGGCGGCGCCACCCCCGGTGCCACCcccggggacacccccggggACACCGGAACCGatcccgggcccggccccggtgGTCCcggcccggcgccgccgccacgTCCAGCGCACGCAGTCGGTGCCGGCGCAGGGGAAGGGGACGCGGTGCCCGCCCGAGTGCGGTGACAGCGCGGCCCAGGTGGCACCGGCACCGCCCGGGGGTGGCACCGGAGCGCCGGGGACCGGGGATGGCGCG CCCCGGGGGAAGCTCCGCTCGTCGGCGTCGCTGCCCCGCAAGCCCTCGGTGCCGTGGCAGCGCCTGGCCGAGGACGCGGCGGCGCCGGGGGAGCTCTACGGGCTGAGGCCGCTCGAGAAG CACGGGCGGCTGCTGGAGGCGCTGCGGGAGGAGCTGGCGGAGCTGCGGGAGCGCCTGGAGCGGGCGGAGGCGCGGGCGGCGCGGGCCGAGCAGCAGCACCGGGAGCGCCTGGAGCGGCTGCGGGGGCAGCTGGACGAGGGCAACGCCCGAGCCGCCAACCTGGCGGCCAG gctgACGGCGGCCGAGGGCGGCCGCAAGAAGGACCTGGAGAGGCTGAAAAGCAacgaggagagagggagggaactg GAGCGGCGCCTcttggggctggagcaggagctgcgcAGGGCCCGGGGCCACCCCTGCCacgtccccaaggtgtccccagggtgtccccaaagtgtccccgaGTGCCACCATGAGCCTGGTGACGACAGCGACGCCACCAGCGTGTGA
- the LOC143696283 gene encoding uncharacterized protein LOC143696283 — protein MGNPVGVPAGTLARSASSDSLSHARHPLRATPVPVPSVPNGVAEAPGPPSIEEALQIIHSSERLLPDGAPDAFFLHSPEPQNALGNPQNFPANPPQNPPQNPPQKPSSKPPKSSPKFSSELPKPGSSHDQLRRAQEETGRSRPSKPTRGARPSFGGGLHHPRGPTRIGRGSQRGDVATGGAFGRKAPGDRGSKEANRGHFRQAPAAPGAKRSATATPKRGGGFSSRPCRG, from the coding sequence ATGGGCAACCCCGTGGGGGTCCCTGCGGGGACCCTGGCCCGCTCCGCCAGCTCCGACAGCCTCAGCCACGCCCGCCACCCCCTCAGggccacccctgtccctgtccccagtgtccccaacgGTGTCGCCGAGGCCCCCGGGCCGCCCAGCATCGAGGAGGCGCTGCAGATCATCCACAGCTCCGAGCGCCTCCTCCCGGACGGAGCCCCCGACGCTTTCTTCCTCCATTCCCCGGAGCCTCAAAATGCGCTGGGAAACCCTCAGAATTTCCCTGCAAACCCTCCTCAAAACCCTCCTCAAAACCCTCCTCAAAAACCCTcctcaaaacccccaaaatcctccccaaaattctcctCAGAACTCCCAAAACCCGGCTCGAGCCATGACCAACTTCGCCGAGCGCAAGAAGAAACTGGAAGAAGCCGCCCCTCCAAACCCACCCGGGGGGCCCGGCCTTCATTTGGGGGGGGTCTCCACCACCCCCGGGGTCCCACCAGAATCGGGCGGGGGTCTCAGCGTGGAGATGTCGCAACTGGGGGCGCGTTTGGAAGAAAAGCGCCGGGCGATCGAGGCTCAAAAGAAGCGAATCGAGGCCATTTTCGCCAAGCACCGGCAGCGCCTGGGGCAAAACGCTCTGCAACGGCTACGCCAAAACGAGGAGGGGGCTTCTCCTCCCGCCCTTGCCGAGGATGA